Proteins from one Methanobrevibacter thaueri genomic window:
- a CDS encoding DUF128 domain-containing protein yields the protein MSDSEPRMIEILRILSQQENPTGSKLIADELREKGFNLGERAVRYHMQILDQKGYTERKGYSGRVITDLGLEKLEKGLIYDQVDFIYSKFEEMIYLTDFNYMTQTGNVVVNTSTIYNEESINIIKSIIESGLSVSPYVNINEGKGKGEIEVTTLCGTTIDGILLNEGISSQPQYGGLLKIEDYQPVRFEELISYKKTSLTPLDAFSSPNRTSVLDVIDSGTGLIPANFRLIPGVGREKTVDIIKKLDNIGIGGVIGISDEGKDILGIPVPEGMVGIAIVGGITPFRAVQENGEEINIKIAEEITDFKTLSPITSTIKNHLKPVTHDLQPKISFVLSKSWNLIQQVDFDVEKRKGNIVANISYLQREDLNEALEIMEDAYNKDPKHINPYYKVVDHPTDKDKVGIATICSLSIDGILINNGIICNPKYGGLLELTEPSLFIDLISYNGSTVDPHKIFIAKDMTAVAPEMGPKKILASFKEIPYISRDYAVELLDTLDKIGFSIYKIGKPRELAYNAKADNYNFGIVAGSGLNLIAAVREKGVDIHVKAIEKLMPFEKMERL from the coding sequence ATGTCAGATTCAGAACCTCGAATGATAGAGATATTGAGAATATTGAGCCAGCAGGAAAATCCCACCGGATCCAAGCTGATTGCCGATGAGCTGAGGGAGAAGGGCTTCAACTTGGGAGAACGTGCTGTAAGATATCACATGCAGATTTTGGATCAGAAGGGATACACCGAAAGAAAGGGGTATTCCGGAAGGGTGATTACTGACCTTGGCCTCGAAAAATTGGAAAAGGGGCTCATTTATGACCAAGTCGATTTCATTTATTCAAAATTTGAAGAAATGATTTATCTGACTGACTTTAACTATATGACACAAACAGGAAATGTTGTTGTCAACACATCAACCATTTATAATGAAGAATCAATCAATATAATTAAAAGCATTATTGAAAGTGGCCTTTCTGTTAGCCCTTATGTCAATATAAATGAAGGAAAAGGCAAGGGCGAAATCGAAGTCACCACTTTGTGCGGAACAACAATCGATGGGATACTTTTGAATGAGGGAATATCCTCACAACCGCAATACGGGGGACTTCTGAAAATCGAGGACTACCAGCCGGTAAGGTTCGAGGAACTGATATCCTACAAGAAGACCTCACTGACACCGCTGGACGCTTTCTCATCACCTAACAGGACATCAGTTTTGGACGTTATAGATTCCGGAACAGGACTTATACCTGCAAACTTCAGGCTAATTCCAGGCGTCGGGCGCGAAAAGACCGTCGATATAATCAAGAAGCTTGACAATATCGGAATCGGCGGAGTGATTGGAATATCCGATGAGGGAAAGGACATCCTTGGAATTCCGGTTCCTGAAGGAATGGTCGGAATTGCAATAGTCGGTGGAATAACCCCATTCAGGGCAGTTCAGGAAAACGGCGAAGAAATCAACATAAAGATAGCTGAGGAAATAACCGACTTCAAGACATTGTCCCCGATTACATCAACCATTAAAAACCACCTGAAACCGGTCACACATGACCTGCAGCCGAAAATATCATTCGTGCTTTCCAAATCATGGAATCTGATTCAGCAGGTGGACTTCGACGTTGAAAAAAGAAAGGGCAACATTGTAGCGAACATTTCCTACCTTCAAAGGGAAGACCTCAATGAGGCATTGGAGATTATGGAAGATGCCTACAACAAGGACCCTAAGCACATCAATCCGTATTATAAGGTTGTGGACCATCCGACAGACAAAGACAAGGTTGGAATAGCCACAATATGCAGCTTAAGCATTGACGGCATCCTGATAAACAACGGAATAATATGCAATCCGAAATACGGCGGCCTGTTGGAACTTACTGAACCGTCACTGTTCATTGACCTGATTTCATATAACGGTTCAACAGTGGACCCTCATAAGATATTCATAGCAAAGGACATGACTGCAGTGGCTCCGGAAATGGGTCCTAAAAAAATATTGGCTAGTTTTAAAGAGATCCCTTACATATCCAGGGATTATGCGGTGGAACTATTGGACACCCTTGACAAGATAGGATTTTCAATATACAAAATAGGAAAGCCAAGGGAATTGGCATATAATGCAAAGGCAGACAACTATAACTTCGGTATCGTTGCCGGAAGTGGTCTGAATCTGATAGCTGCCGTTAGAGAAAAAGGCGTGGACATACACGTAAAGGCAATCGAGAAACTGATGCCTTTTGAAAAGATGGAAAGACTGTAA
- a CDS encoding molybdopterin dinucleotide binding domain-containing protein, with the protein MHYANTYLEKPVVPDVKITGEGTTDVLKCMLNTGSDIYQGACKKRGSTLKEEYKNASGTCYMDPRDMAKLGVNNWDTVLVKTDFGEVVVNCAVSRDAPHEGTVFICKGPWANTIVSHDTYCCSDPTYKGIRCTVEKTDRKVLLMADLMRWVYKKYVDEEDDDVVENMESLGELPVYHGRKWEELIDHDL; encoded by the coding sequence ATGCATTATGCTAATACTTATTTAGAAAAACCTGTAGTACCTGATGTAAAAATTACTGGTGAAGGAACAACCGATGTTTTAAAATGTATGTTAAACACTGGTTCTGACATTTACCAAGGTGCTTGTAAGAAAAGAGGATCCACTTTAAAAGAAGAATACAAAAACGCTTCCGGTACTTGTTACATGGATCCTAGAGATATGGCAAAATTAGGTGTAAACAACTGGGATACCGTACTCGTAAAAACCGATTTCGGTGAAGTAGTAGTAAACTGTGCAGTATCAAGAGATGCACCTCACGAAGGAACTGTATTCATTTGTAAAGGACCATGGGCTAACACCATTGTAAGTCACGACACTTACTGCTGTTCTGACCCTACCTACAAAGGAATCAGATGTACTGTCGAAAAAACCGACAGAAAAGTATTACTCATGGCAGACTTAATGAGATGGGTATACAAAAAATACGTTGATGAAGAAGATGACGATGTTGTTGAAAACATGGAATCTTTAGGTGAATTACCTGTTTATCACGGACGTAAATGGGAGGAGTTGATTGATCATGACTTATGA
- a CDS encoding formylmethanofuran dehydrogenase subunit B, translated as MTYEPPVTDYDYIVENCTCAFCGCNCDDLDYLVKDNHVVAVRHACRLGASKIMEDMDQRLLVPMIRDENGELKEVDWDTALDKAAEYIANSIRPVFYGWSETSTECMKEGVALGEYIGAVLDNQATICHGPSLQAVQNAGYPIQTLGEVQNRADVIAYSGSNAMNSHPRHMARYAVFCRGYFRQRGRFDRTVITMDPKFSDTAKCSDKWIGFEQNGDYGFYNAIRAVLRGKELYQDVISGIPKEDIYELAEEMKNAEFGVLFFGLGLTHTLSKQRNIDIAIKMVQDLNKYSKWGLTPMRGHFNVNGFNIFMAFECGFAFGVDYCRGYPRYMMGETNTIDLLVRKEPDCFMVIAADPGAHFPNGANQHLANIPVIQIDIHWGPSTELADVVLPGSFIAVECAGTSYRMDGVPIYMKKAIDKPETCRDDEWIVRELKERVMKLREEPNVAPKYVPNPNAL; from the coding sequence ATGACTTATGAACCACCTGTAACTGATTATGATTACATTGTTGAAAATTGTACCTGTGCATTCTGTGGTTGTAACTGTGACGACTTAGATTACTTAGTTAAAGATAATCACGTAGTTGCTGTAAGACACGCATGCAGATTAGGGGCAAGTAAAATCATGGAAGATATGGACCAAAGGTTACTTGTTCCAATGATTAGGGATGAAAACGGAGAACTCAAAGAAGTTGACTGGGATACCGCTTTAGACAAAGCTGCTGAATACATCGCTAATTCCATCAGACCAGTATTCTACGGTTGGTCAGAAACTTCAACTGAATGTATGAAAGAAGGTGTAGCATTAGGTGAATACATCGGTGCAGTATTAGATAACCAAGCTACCATCTGTCACGGACCTTCTCTCCAAGCTGTGCAAAACGCAGGTTACCCTATTCAAACCTTAGGGGAAGTTCAAAACAGAGCAGACGTTATTGCTTACTCTGGAAGTAACGCTATGAACTCTCACCCAAGACACATGGCAAGATACGCAGTATTCTGCCGTGGATACTTCAGACAAAGAGGAAGATTCGACAGAACCGTTATTACCATGGATCCAAAATTCTCAGATACCGCAAAATGTTCTGACAAATGGATCGGATTCGAACAAAACGGAGACTACGGTTTCTACAACGCTATTAGAGCAGTTCTCAGAGGAAAAGAATTATATCAAGACGTAATTTCCGGTATTCCTAAAGAAGACATTTACGAATTAGCAGAAGAAATGAAAAACGCAGAATTCGGTGTTCTCTTCTTCGGTTTAGGTTTAACCCACACTTTATCAAAACAAAGAAACATTGATATCGCAATTAAAATGGTACAAGACCTAAACAAATACAGTAAATGGGGTCTTACTCCAATGAGAGGTCACTTTAACGTAAACGGATTCAACATTTTCATGGCATTCGAATGTGGATTTGCTTTCGGTGTTGACTACTGTAGAGGTTACCCAAGATATATGATGGGTGAAACCAACACTATCGATTTATTAGTAAGGAAAGAACCAGACTGTTTCATGGTTATTGCAGCTGACCCAGGTGCTCACTTCCCTAACGGAGCAAACCAACACTTAGCTAACATTCCTGTTATTCAAATCGATATTCACTGGGGTCCATCAACCGAACTCGCTGACGTAGTATTACCAGGTTCATTCATCGCTGTAGAATGTGCTGGTACCAGTTATCGTATGGATGGAGTTCCTATCTACATGAAGAAAGCTATCGACAAACCAGAAACCTGTCGTGACGACGAATGGATTGTCCGTGAATTGAAAGAAAGAGTAATGAAACTCAGAGAAGAGCCAAACGTAGCTCCAAAATATGTGCCAAATCCAAACGCACTATAA
- the glnA gene encoding type I glutamate--ammonia ligase, producing the protein MSDIPEEKIERVVEQMKEDNIKFIRLQFVDINGTVKNIVIPFNGEDMSELFNEGMLFDGSSIAGFVGINESDLVLKPDISTYSRLSWRPEESATCRFICDVWTADGEPFIGDPRGLLKKSLKHIADMGMQYNIGPEPEFFIVDIDEKGYPMPYDEAGYFDVEPLDKGPDFRRELTLNLEDLDFEVEASHHEVAPGQNEIAFKFKDALKTADAVITFKQAIKAIVDNMATFDQMDYRVTFMPKPFFGVSGSGMHCHQSMFKGDKNLFSDPDSETGLSKDALYFMGGLLKHAPAITAITNPIVNSYKRLVPGYEAPVYRAYGLRNRSALIRVPAARGKATRIEYRSPDPACNPYLAFTVMLEAGIDGIVNKIDPGDPVEVDLYQLSEEEIEARGIKVLPTSLWEAYHALEDDPLILNALGPHISEKFLELKYKEWDEYRVQVFGYEQRKYLDI; encoded by the coding sequence ATGAGCGATATTCCAGAAGAAAAAATTGAAAGAGTAGTCGAACAGATGAAAGAGGATAACATCAAGTTTATCCGTTTGCAATTTGTCGACATTAACGGAACCGTAAAAAATATCGTCATACCATTCAATGGCGAAGACATGAGTGAATTATTTAACGAAGGAATGTTATTTGATGGATCCTCAATAGCAGGATTCGTTGGAATCAATGAAAGTGATTTGGTCCTAAAACCGGACATCAGCACTTATTCAAGATTATCATGGAGACCAGAGGAGTCAGCAACCTGCAGATTTATCTGTGACGTATGGACAGCCGACGGAGAGCCGTTCATAGGCGACCCAAGGGGACTTTTGAAAAAATCCCTCAAGCATATCGCAGACATGGGAATGCAATACAACATCGGTCCTGAACCTGAATTCTTCATTGTGGACATCGATGAAAAAGGATACCCTATGCCATACGACGAAGCGGGATACTTCGATGTTGAACCTTTGGACAAGGGCCCTGACTTCAGAAGGGAACTGACCCTGAACCTCGAGGACCTTGACTTTGAAGTGGAAGCTTCCCACCACGAAGTCGCTCCAGGTCAAAACGAAATCGCATTCAAGTTCAAGGATGCGCTTAAAACTGCTGATGCGGTCATAACATTCAAACAGGCTATCAAGGCAATCGTAGACAACATGGCTACCTTTGACCAAATGGATTACAGGGTAACATTCATGCCAAAACCTTTCTTCGGCGTGAGCGGAAGTGGAATGCACTGTCACCAATCCATGTTCAAGGGAGACAAAAACCTATTCTCAGACCCTGATTCAGAAACCGGACTTTCAAAAGACGCACTTTACTTCATGGGAGGATTACTCAAGCACGCTCCAGCTATAACAGCAATCACAAACCCTATCGTTAACTCATACAAACGTCTAGTTCCAGGTTATGAGGCTCCAGTTTACAGGGCATACGGTCTTAGAAACAGGTCCGCTTTAATCAGAGTGCCTGCAGCACGTGGAAAAGCTACACGTATCGAGTACAGGTCACCTGACCCTGCATGTAACCCATACCTTGCGTTCACTGTAATGCTTGAGGCAGGTATTGACGGTATCGTCAACAAAATCGACCCTGGAGACCCTGTTGAGGTTGACCTTTACCAGTTAAGCGAAGAGGAAATCGAAGCAAGAGGCATCAAAGTCTTGCCTACAAGTTTGTGGGAAGCATATCATGCCCTTGAAGATGACCCATTGATATTGAATGCATTGGGACCTCACATAAGTGAAAAATTCCTAGAGCTCAAGTATAAGGAATGGGACGAATACCGTGTCCAAGTGTTCGGATACGAACAAAGAAAATATTTAGATATCTAA
- the fwdF gene encoding tungsten-dependent formylmethanofuran dehydrogenase subunit FwdF, which produces MIRNLKEVKDNNFDITRSAEEVRNLSFNDDVCLGCGICESTCPVEAITLNAIAVDARHRISNDVYFSGHEKIAQNFKDDFDVQRISIDESKCVLCGMCSGLCPVDALVLTIDGTPIKEIDAYPHYNAFSEIDDDECIYCKRCEIACPRDAIVIERILPNRADLVTGEIEVNEDDCIYCGVCEELCPAEAIVVDKETGKESIVIDKDACVYCLVCKKSCPTNAIKALCRACSYGEYDLDPAKAVVTGNSVIDPDLCVFCGWCEGVCPTDAAKHKKPFQGSIEIDDDKCQACGACVDICGCNALAFPVSSGPGSRMEHVIAYNDYCVKCKACAKACPNGAITVTRTEIDHTPISSTTWKEALDAIKD; this is translated from the coding sequence ATGATTAGAAATTTAAAAGAGGTTAAAGACAACAACTTTGACATCACAAGATCTGCTGAGGAAGTCAGAAACTTGTCTTTTAATGACGATGTATGTTTAGGTTGTGGGATTTGTGAATCTACCTGTCCTGTAGAAGCAATTACCTTAAACGCAATTGCTGTGGACGCACGTCACAGAATCTCAAACGACGTATACTTCAGTGGTCATGAAAAGATTGCTCAAAACTTCAAAGATGATTTTGATGTTCAAAGAATAAGCATTGACGAAAGTAAATGTGTATTATGTGGTATGTGCAGTGGTTTATGTCCTGTTGATGCATTAGTATTAACTATTGACGGCACACCAATCAAAGAAATCGACGCATATCCTCATTATAACGCTTTCTCAGAAATCGATGATGATGAATGTATTTACTGTAAAAGATGTGAAATCGCATGTCCTCGTGATGCAATTGTCATTGAAAGAATTTTACCAAACCGTGCTGATTTAGTAACTGGTGAAATCGAAGTAAATGAAGATGATTGTATTTACTGTGGCGTATGTGAAGAATTATGTCCTGCAGAAGCAATCGTTGTAGATAAAGAAACTGGAAAAGAATCCATTGTTATCGACAAAGATGCATGTGTATACTGTTTAGTATGTAAAAAATCTTGTCCTACCAACGCTATCAAAGCATTATGTAGAGCATGCAGCTATGGTGAATATGATTTAGACCCAGCTAAAGCTGTTGTTACCGGAAACTCCGTTATCGACCCAGATTTATGTGTATTCTGTGGATGGTGTGAAGGAGTATGTCCAACTGACGCTGCTAAACACAAAAAACCATTCCAAGGTTCTATTGAAATCGACGATGACAAATGTCAAGCTTGTGGAGCTTGTGTAGATATTTGTGGATGTAACGCATTAGCATTCCCTGTATCCTCAGGTCCTGGTTCTAGAATGGAACACGTAATTGCTTACAATGACTACTGTGTAAAATGTAAAGCATGTGCAAAAGCATGTCCTAACGGCGCAATTACCGTAACAAGAACTGAAATTGACCACACACCTATTAGCTCAACTACTTGGAAAGAAGCTTTAGATGCAATTAAAGACTAG
- a CDS encoding formylmethanofuran dehydrogenase subunit C, producing MISVKTITFDQIKTSSIALEFDELIPDEIYSWTEADFAKYQVPIGNSRFPITDFFKITVEGEANGPEEVEMILNGDLNRVKYIGCKMSAGNILCNSSVDLHVGAEMSGGSILVKGDAAAHAGREMSGGYLEIEGNTKEFTGASYIGEWRGMTGGQIVVGGNAGKQCGECLTGGRIHVKGNCDILAGIHMTKGIIEIDGDVNRWPGGQMKNGNIIIHGFLGRLLEGFVLDGIVVDPEVDGVTFPGKYIKYTGDIGLNGKGNLYLGAEANKEKLAEYGELDDEYTSIREYRNL from the coding sequence GTGATTAGTGTGAAAACAATTACATTCGATCAAATTAAAACTTCATCAATCGCTTTAGAATTTGATGAATTGATTCCTGATGAAATTTACTCATGGACCGAAGCTGATTTCGCTAAATATCAAGTCCCAATTGGAAACTCCAGATTCCCAATCACTGACTTCTTCAAAATAACCGTTGAAGGAGAAGCTAACGGACCTGAAGAAGTTGAAATGATTTTAAACGGTGACTTAAACAGAGTAAAATACATCGGTTGTAAAATGAGTGCTGGTAACATTCTCTGTAACAGCAGTGTAGACTTACACGTAGGTGCAGAAATGTCCGGTGGATCCATTCTCGTTAAAGGTGACGCAGCTGCTCACGCTGGAAGAGAAATGTCTGGTGGATACCTTGAAATTGAAGGAAACACCAAAGAATTCACTGGTGCTTCTTACATTGGTGAATGGAGAGGTATGACCGGAGGACAAATCGTTGTTGGCGGTAACGCTGGAAAACAATGTGGTGAATGTTTAACTGGTGGTAGAATCCACGTTAAAGGTAACTGTGATATCTTAGCTGGTATTCACATGACCAAAGGTATCATTGAAATTGACGGTGACGTAAACCGTTGGCCTGGTGGACAAATGAAAAACGGTAACATTATCATCCACGGTTTCCTTGGAAGATTACTCGAAGGATTCGTTCTCGACGGTATTGTCGTAGATCCTGAAGTAGACGGTGTTACCTTCCCTGGTAAATACATTAAATATACTGGAGATATTGGTCTTAACGGTAAAGGTAACCTTTACTTAGGCGCTGAAGCTAACAAAGAAAAATTAGCTGAATACGGCGAATTAGACGACGAATATACTTCAATCAGAGAATACAGGAATTTATAA
- a CDS encoding 4Fe-4S dicluster domain-containing protein: MELKVEQDNCLGCGICVIACPVNAAISPENAGGAGAKTEEVIMMVENGFIKLFSPEKCEECGTCQMFCPVNAIWLE; encoded by the coding sequence ATGGAACTTAAAGTAGAACAAGATAATTGTTTAGGATGCGGGATTTGTGTAATTGCATGTCCTGTAAACGCTGCTATCAGTCCAGAAAACGCTGGTGGAGCAGGTGCAAAGACTGAAGAAGTTATTATGATGGTTGAAAACGGTTTTATCAAACTTTTCAGTCCTGAAAAATGTGAAGAGTGTGGAACATGTCAAATGTTCTGCCCAGTAAATGCTATATGGTTAGAATAG
- a CDS encoding 4Fe-4S binding protein yields the protein MVVQMPKHIASGLKYLAAVKLKDAGESHQAIADELGVDRSTISHYLNGRNLSWNSIDVARTIIELCPRDFLKMTEAIFEEPEQSRKIVNICRERDFEVKIEDSCIGCGLCVSACTMKAIKLESLKAHADSIQCCGCQLCSEDCPTNSIKILEIEYD from the coding sequence TTGGTGGTTCAAATGCCGAAACATATTGCATCTGGTTTAAAATATTTGGCTGCGGTCAAGTTGAAGGATGCGGGTGAAAGTCATCAAGCAATTGCTGACGAGTTGGGTGTTGACAGGTCTACCATTTCACACTATCTGAATGGCAGAAACCTTTCTTGGAACTCAATAGACGTTGCAAGAACAATAATCGAACTATGTCCCAGAGATTTCTTGAAAATGACCGAGGCAATATTTGAGGAACCAGAACAGAGTCGAAAAATTGTGAATATTTGCAGAGAAAGAGATTTCGAAGTAAAGATAGAAGATTCCTGTATTGGTTGCGGCTTATGTGTAAGTGCATGTACGATGAAAGCTATTAAGTTAGAATCATTAAAAGCACATGCAGACTCCATACAATGTTGCGGTTGTCAGCTATGTAGCGAGGATTGCCCAACTAATTCTATAAAAATTTTGGAGATTGAATATGATTAG
- a CDS encoding DUF2097 domain-containing protein yields the protein MVEEVQMTLEEAIEYVRNEVKETDTLEISYNRIFAPGEVLGITEEDEETGEGLRVALQLNGEILNQSIEVDFNEIGEDLIEMRHINEDKEIIIELL from the coding sequence ATGGTAGAAGAAGTTCAGATGACTCTTGAAGAAGCAATTGAATATGTTAGAAACGAAGTTAAGGAAACTGACACTCTAGAAATTTCCTACAATCGTATTTTTGCTCCTGGTGAAGTTTTAGGAATCACAGAAGAAGATGAAGAAACAGGAGAAGGACTTAGAGTCGCATTGCAATTGAATGGTGAAATATTAAATCAGTCCATTGAAGTCGATTTCAACGAAATCGGTGAGGATTTAATTGAAATGCGCCACATAAACGAAGATAAAGAAATAATTATAGAACTCCTATAA
- a CDS encoding DUF2097 domain-containing protein — MKTLELTTQEAVNYLKENVKIHDRIELSYNRIFAEGEILNVDFSKYFGEPGFRLLISLDESDLGATIEVDVYEVQEDIIEFVHYPKDGEDVDVTVI, encoded by the coding sequence ATGAAAACTTTAGAGTTAACTACACAAGAAGCGGTCAATTACCTAAAAGAAAATGTTAAGATTCATGATAGGATCGAACTTTCATATAACAGAATCTTTGCGGAAGGAGAAATCCTAAACGTCGATTTTTCAAAATATTTCGGCGAACCTGGCTTCAGACTGCTGATTTCCCTTGACGAAAGCGATCTCGGCGCCACAATTGAAGTTGACGTGTATGAGGTTCAGGAAGATATAATAGAATTTGTTCATTATCCAAAAGATGGTGAAGATGTGGATGTCACTGTAATCTAA
- a CDS encoding formylmethanofuran dehydrogenase subunit A produces MMEYILKNGIVYDPANEINGEKMDVMFKDGLIVDNVSADAEVLDVTDKIVMPAGIDPHAHVAGPKLVVGRLYRPEDSRRGVTQKTKVLRSESGFSIPSCPATGYRYSRLGYGTVVEAAMPPLEAKHTHEEIATIPQLDIPAMPLFGNNWFVMEYAKDNNIEDIAAFVAAWLKISKGYGIKIVNPCGSEAWGWGMNVHGVNDKAPYFDVTSKEVIVALAKANEMLNLPHSIHIHPNDLGHPGNVPTTIETMDAVKDVKKGSKAAEIRDQVMHVCHLQFHSYTGNSWKDAGSGAEEVAKYVNKHDHITCDVGQVTLDETTTMTADAPMEYDLFKLSGLKWTNKDIECETAAGIIPCIYSGKNPVNTLQWAIGLELFLHIDDPWKVCLTTDHPNAGPFTRYPRIISWLMSNYRRMEMIENREVHKWAEKRTTLATLDREYDFYDIATISRAAPARIYGFTDRGALTPGYRADIAVYDINPNEIDPSRQYAEIEKGFNVADYTIKDGQILVKDKEIVKVKESQNIWVNVKGWEQNEQKVLDNIMPFFTQYYSVKWENYPVHDHYVSNPIRVDVDGK; encoded by the coding sequence ATAATGGAATATATTCTTAAAAATGGTATTGTCTACGACCCTGCTAACGAAATCAACGGGGAAAAGATGGACGTCATGTTCAAAGACGGCCTTATTGTAGATAACGTTTCCGCTGATGCTGAAGTCTTAGATGTTACCGATAAAATAGTCATGCCAGCAGGTATTGACCCTCACGCACACGTTGCAGGTCCTAAATTAGTAGTAGGAAGATTATACAGACCTGAAGATTCCAGAAGAGGTGTTACTCAAAAAACTAAAGTATTAAGATCAGAATCTGGATTCTCCATTCCAAGTTGTCCTGCAACCGGTTACAGATACTCAAGATTAGGTTACGGTACTGTTGTAGAAGCAGCTATGCCTCCTCTTGAAGCAAAACACACTCACGAAGAAATTGCAACTATTCCACAATTAGACATCCCAGCTATGCCTTTATTCGGTAACAACTGGTTTGTAATGGAATACGCAAAAGATAATAATATTGAAGACATTGCAGCATTCGTAGCTGCATGGTTAAAAATATCCAAAGGTTACGGAATTAAAATCGTAAACCCATGTGGAAGTGAAGCATGGGGTTGGGGTATGAACGTACACGGTGTAAACGACAAAGCTCCTTACTTTGACGTAACTTCCAAAGAAGTTATCGTTGCACTCGCAAAAGCTAACGAAATGTTAAACTTACCTCACTCTATTCACATTCACCCTAACGACTTAGGACACCCTGGTAACGTACCAACTACTATCGAAACCATGGACGCTGTTAAAGATGTTAAAAAAGGTTCCAAAGCAGCTGAAATCAGAGATCAAGTTATGCACGTTTGCCACTTACAATTCCACTCTTACACTGGTAACAGTTGGAAAGATGCAGGATCTGGTGCAGAAGAAGTTGCTAAATATGTTAACAAACACGACCACATCACTTGTGACGTAGGTCAAGTAACTTTAGACGAAACCACCACAATGACTGCAGACGCTCCTATGGAATACGACTTATTCAAATTATCCGGTCTTAAATGGACCAACAAGGATATTGAATGTGAAACCGCAGCAGGTATTATTCCATGTATTTACTCTGGTAAAAACCCTGTTAACACTTTACAATGGGCTATCGGTTTAGAATTGTTCTTACACATTGACGACCCTTGGAAAGTATGTTTAACCACTGACCACCCTAACGCAGGACCATTCACTAGATATCCTAGAATCATCTCCTGGTTAATGAGTAACTACAGAAGAATGGAAATGATTGAAAACAGAGAAGTTCACAAATGGGCAGAAAAAAGAACTACCCTTGCAACTCTCGACAGAGAATACGATTTCTACGATATTGCAACTATTTCCAGAGCTGCTCCTGCTAGAATCTACGGATTCACTGACAGAGGTGCACTCACCCCTGGTTACAGAGCAGACATTGCAGTATACGACATAAATCCTAATGAAATTGACCCATCCAGACAATACGCTGAAATCGAAAAAGGTTTCAATGTTGCTGATTACACAATCAAAGATGGTCAAATCTTAGTAAAAGACAAAGAAATTGTTAAAGTTAAAGAAAGTCAAAACATTTGGGTTAACGTAAAAGGATGGGAACAAAACGAACAAAAAGTTCTCGACAACATTATGCCATTCTTTACACAATACTACTCAGTCAAATGGGAAAACTACCCAGTACACGACCACTACGTATCCAACCCAATTAGAGTTGACGTTGACGGTAAATAG